A stretch of Microbacterium sp. 4R-513 DNA encodes these proteins:
- a CDS encoding DUF4307 domain-containing protein, with protein sequence MTTQQMLDERYGRTRRGATRWVIGVAVALALVAVGAFAWLTVANSLNAVDVDTTGFQVVDERTVTLEFQLSAPTGSSIACTLEAQDEQHGVVGWRVVEIPAGETHARAFRETIPTVAEATTGFVNSCWVS encoded by the coding sequence ATGACGACGCAGCAGATGCTCGACGAGCGTTACGGCCGCACCCGCCGCGGCGCGACGCGCTGGGTCATCGGCGTCGCCGTCGCCCTGGCGCTCGTCGCCGTCGGAGCCTTCGCATGGCTGACGGTCGCGAACTCGCTCAACGCCGTCGACGTCGACACGACCGGTTTCCAGGTCGTCGACGAGCGCACCGTCACACTCGAGTTCCAGCTCTCCGCCCCCACCGGGTCGTCGATCGCCTGCACGCTCGAGGCGCAGGACGAACAGCACGGCGTCGTGGGCTGGAGGGTGGTCGAGATCCCCGCCGGCGAGACGCACGCGAGGGCATTCCGCGAGACGATTCCGACCGTCGCCGAGGCCACCACGGGTTTTGTCAACTCATGCTGGGTGTCGTAG